The genomic DNA ATTGTGCACCATAGAATCATGTGATAGGATTCTACATGTTTGCAGCACATATCTCGTAATGATTTCAGTGAAGTACAACCACATCTTACATGGTGTTGTCTGTTTTCTACTTTTTATAGGATCAGAAAAATTTGTAAGCATCTAATAGGAATTTTGTTATGCTACACTCAATCTACTAGGACTTCGTCACTAGCTGAAATGTTGTGTAAATTAGACATGCGTGCCATTTGTgcatttttgttgttgcatgaGTAAATTAAGTATACATGCGTATTAAGGAACTGTGGATTTGTGTTATTTATTTGTACTGTGTTATAATTTGTTTATTCAATCACTTCTCAGGTGTGGAGCACTGTTGTTGTGCTTTAAGGATGTCTAAGGAGTAGATTAGACTAATTTTATGGCAACTAGGAAATAGCATATGCGAAATGCTGAGTTTTCCTGTTGCCAACTTTAGAATTTGAATGAAGCAATTTAAATTTTTCCTCTATGCTTGTAATCTGTGTAGGGGCCCACCTCGCTTTGAAGGCGACAGGCCAAGGTTTGGTGACAGGGAAGGGTACCGTGGTGGTCCTCGGGGTGCTCCTGGTGACTTCGGTGGTGAGAAGGGTGGAGCTCCTGCTGAGTTTCAGCCATCTTTCAGGGTAATCACTTTTGCATCCTTTCAGTGCTTCATTATTTTATTCATCGGCTTTGAGCATAATGATTTGGAAATCTGTTTGATCATGCCTGCCACATATGGCTTACAGTTCCCATGTGGCTGGTCTTAGTTCCACTTTAAACTGTATTTGGTTAAAAAGAGCCACCAGCATGGTTCAAATGTAGAGGTTAAGTTTTTTTTATATGCTTATGATTTCAATTAGGTCATCATCGCCAGTTAATTTACCCAAACAGAAAGCTGAGGCACAATGTGCACCTCGAATGGTCTTGGCTGCACCTGTTCTCCTGCATTGGCCCCTGGGATTGTGTAATTTCAAACAAATTAGCAATGTCAAACATGAGGTCATAAATTTGCATGTTGGAGGGTCTCTGTCAGTTTAAGAGTTAATTTTGTTAGATTTTCTTTCCTTGTAAATTCTCTTTATATTATTCTAGCCTTTGTTAGCATGGTGAATCGTGCACCATACTTTATAATTGCTGATGTTTGTTTCCACCCCACAATTTCTGCAGGGTTCTGGTGCCAGACCTGGCTTTGGCCGTGGTGGTGGCAGCGGCTTTGGCGCCGGCCCGACCTCTTCTTCCATGGAGTGAAGTTGCCCCTAGTTTGGACCATGTTTCCCTTCGTGATTCGTTTAATTTTGAAGGACAGTTATTATGTACTAGTATTGTTATCCAGATCGGCAGAGTGCTGACAAATGCAGAAAATTGTGCTATCTTGATACCTTGGTTCCAGTATAATAGTCTTTTGCAAACGCTTCGGTTTCATGTTGTTACTTCTTCGAAAGCTGTCCTTCAAAATTCAGTCTCGCACAACAATAATTTCCTTTTCTCAACTACCTTCCTCTCCCACCGCACGGTGTCCGCTGCCGagcttacaaaaaaaaaaagtctgcCGCTGGACCTGCCTCCCCTCGGTCccgtcccctgcctcctccggcCTTCCTCGCGTGCCGTAGTCTGCACCTCCGCCCTGCTCCTCCACGCCCGACACTGTCGTTGTCTCGCGTCTTCCCCCATCATCCGTCCACTCTCGATCTGGATCTCGCGGTGGAAGTCCCGTGCCTCCCCTCCGCATGAAGGAGGCAGCAGCGGGCGCAGCATCATCCGTCGGCAGCGAGGCCGTGGCGGGCGAgagcgatggcggcggtgaCCAGCCGTCCTCGTGGTCGCGACCGGCGCCGACGTTGTCGACTGCGTCGCGGAGTACGCGCTCCGCCAGGCGTCTGCGTTCTCCAGAATCTCCCGAACTCCGATCTCTGCTCCGCCTCCTACCTCTTCCAGCCTTCCTCTCAAGGTtctaaatagcgggctaagggGTTTAGCGGCTGGCCTCTGAAAACAGCTAATAGTGGGCTAAATGAGGCTATACCGGCTAAATTACATATGAGTTCAAATAGCGATACCATATCTAAATAGTTATAGCGGgttatagcggaagctatagcggGAGATTTAAAACTTTGCTTCATCTCGCGCCGCAGCCTACTCGCCGGGAGAAGGAGTTGGGATTCCAGACTACGGCGGGAGCACCAACGGCAGGAGAAAGAAGACAATGGTCCCTGCGAAGGAGCGGTTCGATCCAAAGGAGCAGGTTCTCCATCGATCCAAGCCCCCAATGTATCGTACTCGGTTCCATCCTCGTATTAATTGCATCGACCCGTCGTCGAACCACACACTGCAGTTGCTCTAAGAATCAGCAACCAAAACATCATCATCGTAACGATGTACTATCTCACCGAAATGGAAGGCATTTTACTTTGTAGTTACAATAGACTAAGTTTGATCGAGAAGAATATTAGCACCTAACACATCAACTAAGTAAATTATAAAAATGTATTTTATTATCGATCTAATTGTTCTCATTTGATATTCAAAAtattatcataattttttataaaactTTATCAAATTTGGAACAGTTTGATTTCAGATAAATCAAAATGGCTTACATTTAAGATAAATCAAAATGAAAATAGCttatcagtttttttttcaagttcTTCAGGTGGCAGCGTTACACAACTTTAGCATGAACCATGTCAAGTGATGTTTGCTTGTTCCAGTGTTCCTGAACACAACTGACAGCTCCGCTGTTCCTGAACATCTCCGCTGACCGCTGGTTAGTGATGCTGATTAGAAGAACCCTGTTTttcctctctctatctctccctCTCTGAACGGCTGTCGATTGTCGAATCAAGAACACTGGGGCGCATGCCGCTGGTGTGGTGCCGTTGCAGCAGGCGAtccccaccggcgccgcccACCAACGCACTACGAAGTTGCAGACGGGAGACCACCGTCGCCGGAGGCGTAGCATCCGACCACCGCGGTGAGGAAGGAGACCCAGGCCTTTCGGATCGCTGCAAGACGCCATGCGCCCATGCCCGGCCGGCCGTTGGCTGTCTGCTACCTGCTGCTTCTTCGCTCGGCTAGGACGCGCGGAGGCTCGGAGCTCGGCGCGTTCTCGAACCGGCAGTCGAACGACGAAGAAGGAAAGGCAATCGGTGGCCGTACATGTGCGATCGAACGGCCACGAGAGGCCCAGGCGTGGACGGCATTCGAAGTACCGTCCCCACGAAAACGCCTCTAGCGAACTTGAAGCACTGATGCCTTAGTAAGTTTCATTGATGACAAGGCTTGGCCAAACTCATCTGTCACGTTTTTTTCGTGTTGTTTAGCTTTGTATGCAACTGCATCATACACAGAGGCTGGTACCACCAAAGTATCTGTATCTGTAGTTCTGTACAGCGAAACGTGGAGAGAATAATTCACAGGCGCAGGAGAACGGCGAGGACCGCCGGCAGCAAGACGagccgctgccgctgcagcgccggcggcggccgccgcgccgcggcgtcgGACGAGTCGTTGAAGATGCCTTTGGGCGTCCTGCCGCGATGGGGTGTGCACGTGCCGTTGGCCTGCACAGCAGACACAAGAACAGCTTCATCTCAGTGCGAAATTCAGCagactactgctgctgctgctgctgctgctacgaaTTTGTTCGTGACGAATTCATCAGAAATTCCGAATCCACTTTCGAAATCGAATCAGAATCCGATAAAACTCTCTAGGTTAGTTCTAACTTCAAAAAAGTTCAGAATGcgatgccaaaaaaaaaaaaacagtgctAGAGGTTTTTGCAGCGAGGAGGCCTTACGCTGCAAGCCGAGATGCTCCCGCAGCCGCAGACCAGGCCGCCGTTGGCCTTGTCCgtggcctccgccgcgccgccgcggtcgcTCCTCTGCATCACCGACGACGAGTTAGCAACAGAGATTCAGGAGGAAACCGATGCTGCACCGACGACCGGAGCATCGCCAAACTGACCTTGTAGAAGTCGACGGCGATGTAGTTGGCCCAGCGGTTCCCGGACTTGGCGTGGCAGGCGGCGAGCGCGTCCATCAGCGGCGCCGAGTTGTCCTTGCACGCCTCGGGGAGGGCCGGGAGGTCCCTGAAGTAGTTGACGAGCACCAGCGACCTCGAGAGGTCGTCCATGGCGGCCGACTCGGCGCGGTTGCGGCACGTCCCCTTCACCATCCCCTTGGTCCCATctgcgttttttttttgtcacacATTGTAATTAAGTCGATGCAAAATGCCATTGGCGTCAGCTTCAAGGTACGTACACTGGTTCTCGACGACGTAGCGCCACTCGTAGGCGATGCCCTCGGCGGCCTCCTTGGCGGCCCTGGAGGTGAAGACGAGGAGGCGGTGGTCGTCGCGAACCATGTCGCAGAGCAGCGgccagtcgccgccgcccttgggcATGCGCCAGACGGGGAGCATGTAGCGGGCGAGCCCCGAGGCGTTGAGCACCCGGGTGAGGCCCATGGGCGACTCCACGTAGTCCTCCACGAAGATGGTCACCACCTCGGCGCGGTTCCGGGACAGGAAGCGCTCCACCTCCCGGAGCACGTTCACCGCCGGTTGCTGCCAGCACCAGCCAGGGGAGGAACCGGATCGGTTGGTCGGTCAGAATTCAGATTGTTCAGAgctggccatggaggaggagaaaaTAAAAGAGGAGAGCGGAGCTTACGAATGCGGTGAAGTTCTGGCAGATGCCGGCGAAGGAGTGGCAGAGCCAGATGTCGTTGCGGAAGTCGTACATGTCCAGCATCAGCCCCCTCACGCCGTTCTGCACAAGTTTGTAACCATTGAACCAGAAAAAGCAGTGTTGATGTCAGAGACGAAATAACACATCTCATCtgtttcatcatcatcatcatcatcattactGCAACTACACTTTTATCTCTGATTCATTGTTCAGAACTGCACAAGACTATCTGGCTGGAACTCGGAAGTGGTATCATGGGAATCATGGGAAATGAGCGGAACATTGACCATCACTTGTTCATCCGCTTCACTCATGTCACCAGTTGGTTGAGGTGAGATGGCACCGAAAATTGACGCGCCAACCTAATTCTCTCACACACGGACCACACAGAAACGCAGGGCAAAGGTAACCAAAGCCATTTTGTTCCGGACAAGACAATGAAAGATAACCAAGACAAAGACAACCATAGCAGGCTATCTGGTCGCGCCGCGCTGCGGTGCCGCGACCAGGCTTCAAGCAAGCGCAGCCACAGCGCGGCGTGTGGCCTCCGCCGCTCTagtgctccgccgcggccgcgcacgCGGGACCCGCGCGCGTGCGACGGCGCCGCCTGGAGCGCGCGCACTCGTCGGCGCGCGGGTAGCGCCCCGCGACACGTGTTGGCGTCGACGCCCGGCGGCCCTCGCGCCCATACCAACCAGCTGGATAGAAAAGCCTCGTCGCGTGTCCGCGCCCAATCTGACGTGACCGCGTGAGGAGCTGGCTGGTGTTGGCTTGCTCTGCTCCAAGATTCGCGCCAGCGGCCGGCCGGGGAAGAAGTAATACTACGTGGAAGCTAGCGTTCGCGaggcgtggccgtggccgtggccgtgg from Panicum virgatum strain AP13 chromosome 7N, P.virgatum_v5, whole genome shotgun sequence includes the following:
- the LOC120683955 gene encoding PI-PLC X domain-containing protein At5g67130-like; this encodes MAGDRAAAALVRLAAVGVLLLLCSSPAAVVVVSARKVGQTCALDRNCAAGLHCETCVANGNVRPRCTRVVPVDPQTKARDLPFNRYAWLTTHNSFARLGQRSQTGVAIATPWSQQDTVTEQLNNGVRGLMLDMYDFRNDIWLCHSFAGICQNFTAFQPAVNVLREVERFLSRNRAEVVTIFVEDYVESPMGLTRVLNASGLARYMLPVWRMPKGGGDWPLLCDMVRDDHRLLVFTSRAAKEAAEGIAYEWRYVVENQYGTKGMVKGTCRNRAESAAMDDLSRSLVLVNYFRDLPALPEACKDNSAPLMDALAACHAKSGNRWANYIAVDFYKRSDRGGAAEATDKANGGLVCGCGSISACSANGTCTPHRGRTPKGIFNDSSDAAARRPPPALQRQRLVLLPAVLAVLLRL